One Anas platyrhynchos isolate ZD024472 breed Pekin duck chromosome 2, IASCAAS_PekinDuck_T2T, whole genome shotgun sequence DNA segment encodes these proteins:
- the BASP1 gene encoding brain acid soluble protein 1 — MGGKLSKKKKGYSVNDEKAKDKDKKAEGAAAEEEETPKEAEDAQQTTETTEVKENNKEEKGEKDSQVAANKTEEKEGEKEKTVTQEETQKAEPEKSEAVVDAKVEPQKNNEQAPKQEEPTAASAPAASSEAPKTSEPSSDAKVSQPSEATAPSKADDKSKEEGEAKKTEAPATPAAQETKSEVAPASDSKPSSSEAASSSKESAAATAAPSSTAKASDPAAPPEEVKPSEAPATNSDQTIAVQD, encoded by the coding sequence ATGGGAGGCAAACTGAGCAAGAAGAAGAAGGGGTACAGTGTCAATGATGAAAAAGCTAAAGACAAAGACAAGAAggctgaaggagcagcagctgaggaagaggagactCCAAAGGAGGCTGAGGATGCCCAGCAAACCACAGAGACCACAGAAGTGAAGGAGAACAACAAGGAGGAGAAGGGCGAGAAGGATTCTCAGGTTGCTGCCaacaagacagaagaaaaagaaggggagaaagagaaaacagtgaCCCAGGAAGAAACCCAGAAAGCAGAACCAGAGAAGTCAGAGGCTGTTGTCGATGCGAAAGTAGAGCCACAGAAGAACAATGAACAGGCACCCAAGCAAGAGGAGCCaactgcagcctctgctcctgctgccagtaGCGAAGCACCCAAAACCTCTGAGCCTAGCAGTGATGCAAAAGTTTCCCAGCCTTCAGAAGCCACAGCTCCCAGCAAAGCAGATGACAAGAGCAAAGAAGAAGGGGAAGCCAAAAAGACTGAGGCTCCCGCAACGCCTGCAGCCCAAGAAACTAAAAGCGAAGTGGCCCCAGCTTCAGACTCAAAACCTAGCAGCAGCGAGGCTGCATCTTCTTCCAAGGAGAGcgcagcagccacagcagcacctAGTTCCACTGCCAAGGCCTCGGACCCCGCAGCCCCACCAGAGGAAGTGAAACCTTCTGAAGCCCCAGCAACTAATTCGGATCAAACCATAGCAGTGCAAGATTAA